The bacterium genome includes a window with the following:
- a CDS encoding NarK/NasA family nitrate transporter — MQDRARAIQVLILNTVAFTVCFAGWMMNGVLITYLVDNDVFQWDKAQMGWLIGIPVLTGSIMRLPVGVLTDKYGGRRVYTLLMLVAAVPMYMTSMANEYYEFIGASLGFGLTGAAFAVGIAYTSVWFPKERQGTALGIFGVGNAGSALTSMGAPIALKWLTDGGQHIENWRTLPKLYAAALIVMAIAFYFLTFEKRTEHSSGLTLRQRLEPLKFVRVWRFGLYYFLVFGAFVALAQWLIPYYVNVYTMSVATAGLMASIFSLPSGVIRALGGWMSDRFGARRVMYWVLGSCLTCCVLLCVPRMDIESPGSGVTAVRGGTVTFVSDSLILVDQREYRIRPEPSSWRRNQESTFLVFPSGEFWHKPAVEVGDIVMKKQLLARGITHLFFQANVWIFTFLVFVVGIMMGIGKAAVYRHIPDYYPEQIGVVGGIVGVVGGLGGFFCPILFGYMLRWTGIWTTSWMFLAAVSLICILWMHFVIQRMMHSKAPTLMRHIEDRHDHPSESKQ; from the coding sequence ATGCAAGACCGGGCGCGTGCAATTCAAGTATTGATTCTAAACACCGTTGCTTTCACCGTCTGCTTTGCAGGGTGGATGATGAACGGAGTCCTGATTACATACCTTGTTGACAACGATGTATTTCAATGGGACAAGGCACAAATGGGCTGGTTGATAGGAATTCCCGTACTGACGGGTTCGATCATGCGGCTTCCTGTTGGAGTCTTGACAGACAAGTATGGAGGGCGGCGGGTATACACGTTGCTGATGCTCGTAGCGGCCGTTCCTATGTACATGACCAGCATGGCTAATGAGTATTACGAGTTCATCGGTGCAAGTCTGGGATTTGGGTTGACCGGCGCTGCATTTGCCGTGGGCATCGCCTACACGTCGGTGTGGTTTCCCAAGGAGCGTCAGGGCACGGCGCTTGGAATTTTCGGTGTTGGAAACGCAGGCTCTGCCCTAACGAGCATGGGAGCGCCAATTGCACTTAAGTGGCTGACTGACGGTGGTCAGCATATTGAGAACTGGCGAACACTGCCAAAGCTTTACGCAGCAGCACTCATCGTAATGGCAATTGCGTTCTATTTTCTTACGTTCGAGAAGAGAACTGAGCACAGTTCCGGACTCACGCTTAGGCAGAGACTTGAGCCTCTTAAATTCGTTCGCGTATGGCGATTTGGACTGTATTACTTCCTTGTGTTTGGAGCGTTCGTAGCGCTCGCACAGTGGCTGATTCCGTACTATGTGAATGTTTACACTATGAGCGTCGCTACGGCCGGACTGATGGCGTCCATCTTCAGCTTGCCTTCAGGAGTGATCCGCGCGCTTGGCGGTTGGATGTCCGACAGATTTGGCGCCCGTCGAGTGATGTACTGGGTATTGGGAAGCTGTCTGACGTGTTGTGTTCTTCTGTGTGTTCCTCGCATGGATATTGAGTCACCAGGATCTGGAGTAACTGCGGTCCGAGGAGGTACAGTGACATTTGTTTCCGATTCGCTGATACTAGTTGATCAACGTGAATACAGAATTCGTCCGGAACCATCATCATGGCGCCGAAATCAAGAGTCCACATTTCTTGTATTCCCCTCAGGCGAATTTTGGCACAAGCCCGCTGTCGAGGTTGGCGACATCGTGATGAAGAAACAATTGCTTGCTCGGGGCATAACGCACCTGTTCTTTCAAGCGAATGTGTGGATCTTTACTTTCCTAGTCTTCGTAGTTGGAATCATGATGGGAATTGGAAAAGCGGCTGTATATCGCCATATTCCCGACTATTATCCCGAGCAGATTGGAGTGGTAGGGGGGATCGTCGGTGTGGTCGGCGGACTTGGCGGATTCTTCTGTCCCATACTCTTCGGCTACATGCTCAGATGGACGGGAATCTGGACTACGTCATGGATGTTCCTCGCCGCAGTATCGCTGATCTGTATCTTGTGGATGCATTTTGTGATTCAGAGAATGATGCACTCGAAAGCACCAACGCTGATGAGGCATATTGAGGACAGACACGATCATCCAAGTGAATCCAAACAATAG
- a CDS encoding cytochrome bc complex cytochrome b subunit, with translation MKRLPLSALADFLAERIPLEKLNVKHMITEKEVPVHRMSWGYYMGGLALFFFGIQVITGVMLLFYYEPTVSEAHESVEYITHFVTMGGLIRNLHAWSASFMIFCVIVHMLSALAMKAFAKPREITWVAGVLLVLITFGFGFTGYLLPWNQIAVNATKVGLASIDQVGQYLPAALSHLAEDVRVTIQGAPAIGQATLSRFFALHVVILPLLVFAVIGLHVLSVQLHGMSPGIEGKPKRKEKFFPVFVLKDFKEWGIAFLVLFTLALCLPFDSLFPYPLLEPYNALGSTPDGIKPEWYFYFIYYPMELLPFWVIIVVMTIATIGLFAAPWIFKDTSHRTMRWIASAIAAYMVVMTLFGEQIYHAIKGAQ, from the coding sequence ATGAAACGACTTCCATTGAGCGCGCTCGCTGACTTCCTTGCTGAAAGAATACCACTGGAAAAGCTGAATGTGAAGCACATGATTACCGAAAAGGAAGTTCCTGTGCACCGGATGTCATGGGGCTACTATATGGGTGGTCTTGCACTATTCTTTTTCGGCATTCAGGTAATTACAGGTGTCATGCTTCTGTTCTACTATGAACCGACGGTGAGTGAAGCGCATGAGTCGGTGGAATACATCACTCACTTCGTGACTATGGGCGGCCTTATCCGAAATCTTCACGCATGGTCGGCTTCGTTCATGATTTTCTGTGTGATTGTCCACATGCTTAGTGCTTTGGCTATGAAAGCATTTGCGAAACCGCGTGAGATTACTTGGGTTGCAGGCGTGTTGCTCGTACTAATCACGTTCGGCTTTGGCTTCACTGGCTATCTCTTGCCTTGGAATCAAATTGCCGTGAATGCCACAAAAGTCGGACTAGCGTCAATTGATCAGGTCGGCCAGTATCTCCCGGCCGCGCTCTCTCACCTGGCAGAAGACGTCCGGGTAACAATCCAAGGTGCACCTGCAATCGGTCAGGCGACGCTAAGCAGATTCTTCGCTTTGCATGTTGTCATTCTCCCCCTGCTCGTTTTCGCAGTAATTGGCCTTCACGTTCTTTCTGTTCAACTTCATGGCATGAGTCCGGGCATTGAAGGAAAGCCGAAGCGAAAGGAGAAGTTTTTTCCCGTATTTGTCCTAAAGGACTTCAAGGAGTGGGGAATTGCATTCCTGGTACTGTTTACACTCGCGTTATGTCTTCCGTTTGATTCACTTTTCCCTTACCCGTTGCTTGAACCTTACAATGCACTCGGTTCAACTCCGGACGGTATCAAGCCTGAATGGTACTTTTACTTCATATACTATCCAATGGAGCTGCTCCCGTTCTGGGTGATTATTGTCGTCATGACGATTGCAACGATCGGCCTGTTTGCAGCGCCGTGGATATTCAAGGACACCAGTCACAGGACAATGCGCTGGATTGCCTCGGCGATTGCTGCTTACATGGTAGTCATGACCCTGTTCGGTGAGCAAATCTACCACGCGATTAAGGGTGCCCAATGA
- the ric gene encoding iron-sulfur cluster repair di-iron protein has protein sequence MNVTLESPVGQLVVDRPSRARVFQQFHIDYCCGGAHPLGEACTKKNLDPQVVLAELALQENLPSSENEPDWSKRPMSELVDNIVNTHHEYLRKALPHLGEMAEKVFRVHGENHPELRTVLEVFSGLYAELDSHMFKEENILFPAIRRIEQGQLPREAAAQLFGPISVMEAEHDSAGRALEQLRELTLNYMPPAGACNTYRGLFAGLEELERDLHWHIHKENNILFPRALAGN, from the coding sequence ATGAACGTCACACTCGAATCGCCCGTTGGTCAGCTTGTCGTGGACAGGCCAAGCCGTGCACGTGTATTTCAGCAGTTTCATATTGATTACTGCTGTGGGGGGGCGCACCCGCTGGGTGAAGCATGCACGAAGAAGAATCTCGATCCGCAAGTTGTTCTTGCGGAACTTGCCTTACAGGAGAACTTGCCGTCCTCAGAAAACGAGCCTGATTGGTCGAAGAGACCGATGTCAGAGCTTGTAGACAATATTGTTAATACCCATCATGAGTACCTCAGGAAAGCGCTCCCCCACTTGGGCGAAATGGCAGAGAAAGTGTTCCGGGTGCATGGAGAGAATCATCCGGAACTGCGCACTGTGCTCGAAGTCTTCTCCGGACTATATGCTGAGCTTGATTCGCACATGTTCAAAGAGGAAAACATTCTCTTCCCTGCCATTAGGCGAATTGAGCAAGGTCAGCTTCCGCGGGAAGCCGCTGCTCAGTTATTCGGGCCGATAAGTGTAATGGAGGCCGAACATGATTCCGCTGGCCGTGCTCTTGAACAATTGCGGGAACTTACATTGAACTACATGCCGCCTGCCGGTGCCTGTAATACATATCGCGGGCTATTTGCCGGTTTGGAGGAGCTGGAACGTGACCTGCACTGGCATATTCACAAGGAGAATAATATTCTCTTTCCCCGTGCACTTGCCGGGAATTAG